The Mytilus edulis chromosome 4, xbMytEdul2.2, whole genome shotgun sequence nucleotide sequence ccaggaatacctatgcagaagctaatttcatttgacggtggaaatttggtgaaaaatattttagacacagttaacattgtaattggttacataattgtcgcataatactaacattgcatttatttgaaagagtaatctgttagctatccaaaactaccaattttataaattttcaagcattattaagaaagttacagcattttaaaacttgggagttggagttataaaatctttgtattgtgctaccttaagtatgttactcgtactatcatgtatacattgagtacattcatATTGATTTGCATTTCTTaatttttgagttagcatttcgtttaaaATAAGACTAAGCCTTGCactacggaggttgcacatttagatgtaggtttacacaatattagatcaaaaacgaaataatgaagtaattagtaaaatttaatcacatcactgatttaaagttactgttaaaaaaacatgtaatactaattatgtttctttaagatcctgcccgggctctaattaattttatgtttttaggattaacaatagcaatcaatatactggacaattgatctacCACGacgacatttttaaataaaacataactttttattgatttcaatacaaatttatatcaaatctatcaaaattgaaaaaaagtccggttaaccggttagcatttttggtattcggtattcggtcgttcgactggttaaccggttaatcgttgacaacactaattaaTAGTCTatgaaaatttctaaatttacagacATAAGTATTCATTaggcaatacatgtacataacctGCATAaggaaataataaatatatatagaactCCTTTAATTAGGTAAATTCTTTAGCATTTGTTCTGTTTTGGTTTCTGtcctttaaaatatttgatgttgATCGCATTGGTGGCAGATCTTGTGAAGATAAtgatttactgtaaattcagaaattattgcatgcatttattattgcgattttgtcattaaagactaaaatgcgattttaattttgcgatattgagaaaaatcctgtttaattcatataaaaaataatttctgaatttatacaGTATTCACCTGTCTCAACTCTAACATGGAGAAGACACTTGCCATTTGGTGGAGTTCACGTGTAGACCTCTGAATAAATAGGGATGAGGAATCCCAATCAATGAGACAGTCATCCAACAgcacaaaaacaagaaaaaaagatGTCAATCAGCATGCTTACAATATAttccaaatatagttgacctgtgGCTTATAATATCTAAGCTAAGAAATAATCACAAAAACTGtgtaaccctgccacattcttttaaatgtgccTATCGCAAGTCAGAAGactgtagtttagtggttgtcattGTTTCATGTCTTTTGGGAAATCGTTATATTTAGATATGGCTGTTTGTTTTctcacttcattttaactttggtggataattgtttcaattgcaaccataccacatctccttaaaaTTATAGTGGCCTCATTCCTTATAGTATCTGCAGAAACAGATtaaaccacaaaaacttaacttcaTGGATGAGCCTTGAactgaggtcatggtcagatgaaacctgccagtcagacatgtacaccttacaatcattacatacaacaaatacaattcACCTaaattgcttaaagtatctgtcaggggcggatgcaggaattttcgaaagggggggtgctaacccagggcacccagggcaaagggggggtgcaaaacatatgtcccgatacaaatgcattgatcggcaaaaataaagggggggtgcgcacccccggaacccccccccccccctggatccgccactgtctgtGATACAGAATTAACTACAAAAACTTTAAAACCTCGCAAAAATGCTAAGAATAATATCTGATGCTGTATCTTTCCTATCCTGGATATCACAGTTTCCAGTTTGTTAAAGCCAGTTAACTGAATGTCATCATTAACCCGAACCACTGTAAATGTGACAATTGATTCGAAAATATTTGTCTTCTTTTATCTTGGAGATGTCTTATCAACAACCGATTCAAAAGAAAACCCTTCATTTGTGATATCAATCTAGTTTTGATGTTACCATAAATTGAGCCTGGACAAAACAATGTGCttaaatattataatgaattatatTTCAAATGTCATCACCAAGGGCAGAAAGGTTGTTTATAGATGAACAAAACTGAGGTACTTTCGTGCTTTGCTGTAATTTGAATTGATAAGTATAAAGCAAACAGTTTTGTCAGTGATATCTTTAATAGATACCTCACCTACAAGGCAAATACATGTACTCTAAATCGCTTACAATGTAGATGGTGTTGTATAGCATGTATAGCAAGTTATAGATTTGATCCAAGAACAAACTATCTGAACTTCTCCAGTTAACCAGTGACTCTTCCTATGAAACTTGGTTCTGtgggatatttttgtttttatctttaactTTTCTACCATTGTTTTAGAGCTATGTGTTTAAggaaatttacaacaaaaatttAGGAGATGTGTTAATGACCTGatttaaaatagtcaaaatatcaACCAAATATCCATTTATCGTCTAGCGACAGACAGTCATTTGCCTATCCCCCTGGCAGGGAGTCCCAGCATTTCCATTATCAGAACTCAACTTCAATTATTCATCACAAACTTTGTTCTTACCCTGAATATGTTCAAATGTATGCAATTTTTGCCAATAAAGCAATAAGCAATAAACATCTGtaaattgtatacatgtacatggattATCTGTTAAACAgtcaaattaaaacagaaaactTCCGGTCCAGGAATGGAAAATGAATGTTTTTGTGTACTCAGTTGTGATACAAAATCCCTTCGCACATTTTAGAAAACGCAAAGCAAAAGAATggtgtctttttttatattctttttctcAATCTTTTTTtcacagtgaggccttcaacattgagtaaAAGCTTAATGAATCTTTTAGGTTATTTCCGTGATGAACAGCTTGCATTTTTATTGCCCTGTATAATGATGAATGAAcaaagctttatttttttatatcttttttactTGTAATACATAGTCATAAATTTtctagataaaaaataaaaataaaagtacaatgtatatttcaaataaaaaaaataaagttctaaaacatgtaataaatttGTATAACATTAAAGTTGAAAAAGATAACTCCATATAAAGCAGCATTTAAAGCAAAAATAAACATTATGTTTCAAGTTCCCCCAACAGACCCTGTTTTCTCACCCTGTGATTTCTATGGACTGAAATATTTCTGACTTGCCTAAACTCCTAGATGAGTCAGCATAAATGCATCATTTCCCTACAAATTATTAACATTATTTGAATGTAACAATTTAATTGTATAACATCAAACACACAGAAAAATGAAGAATGCAAGACATAACACCCTCAGAAATTTCCTATTATCTATAATTCAACTTGTCAATAGTATTTGACATTTGCAAGCTATGCATAAGTAGTATTCTTTTCAAATGTAAGTTTCTATATATTCATGTGAATTCTAAATAATGGcttaataatttttattgaaaaatataatttaaataaaatttcagatttGTTAAAGGAATTCCAAATTGGAACAGGCTATTGCATTGTCAgcatttaatttaaattcaataaCACCAAAAATTGTGTTATGACTTTTCCATTGTACAATACTTACATGTATTTAATAGAGGGAAAAATGAAGAAATCTGTAACAATAAAAATACAGATCAGAAATTTTCAACCTTAGAAGGCGTCTATCGTTTTCCATACTAACACAATTGGGATGCTGTAGTTTAAAATAACCCAGTCAAAATAACTGAAATTTTTTCAGGTTTGTTATAACATATATTGCCAGAAAAACAACATTATGTTTTCTTAATAGTGATGTCCTCTCATTATATGAGAGTAAAAGCCGTATTTATTAGAGCACTGTTTCCCGCAAACATTACACACAAATGGGTCAGTATGGCTATGGCACCCAATATGAATAGAATATAAAACTTCATCATCAAATGTGATGCCACAGTGACCACAAGTGTTTTCTTTAACTGGACAATCTGCTGCTACTACTCTTGAGTGATGCATCAGCTCACACTGAATACCACAGTCTACAGTCGGCTGAGTTTGTGAAATTTCTATTAATGAATCAGATTTGTGAAGTCCACATTGCACGCCTATTGTTGTAGTTTCTGATTTGACTGTAGTATTGACAACATTGTCTGCACTAGATCTAACTTCCTGTTGCGAGGATGACGAATCGGTAGAATTTGTTCTGATGCTGTCCATGCAGTTTGAAGACTCATTTTGTgaattattttcaaatgtttcaaCAAGTCTTTGCTGGTAGGGTTGCATGTTTATCCGATGTGACATATCTTTTGGTGCTCTGTATGGAGGACCAGAACTTGATACATGTAAATCAGTAGCTTCATCGTAATCTCGAGGTTCTATTTTGACTTTCACTTGTCTTGAGCTTGGTAAATTACTTTGGTAATTTGATGATAGACATGACGACTGACATTCACGGTGAACCTCAGTAGTTCTAGGTAGGAAATAACCAGATGATGTCATGGTACTTGTGACAGGCACCCTCGGTGGCATGTTGGTGTTCATAATGGATGAGACAATAGATCTTAAGTAGTTCGATGCCATGTGATTTTCTTCAGTTTGACGTTGAACTTGTGGTACATAATTGCTAAATTGATTGAGACATTGGGTTTGTAAAGTTGGATTGTTTTGTGGCCGATAAGATAATTGTGTTGGATGGATGCCTGATAGTAATGAATGTAATGCATTAGTGGCTGTCATGTTTGAATTTGAAGGTGATGGCTGACCATGAGCACTGAGATCCAAGGTATCAATTTGCAAGGGGGTTTGGTGAAAACTTGGTGGTTGGTATGGTGAGTGCACTGATGTTTCAAAATGATGTACTCTTGGTGGTTCAATTCTGTCATTATGAGCTTGTAAGCAGTGATCACGAAATTTCCTGGGTAGAATGGTTGTGTAGGCACATTTACTACACTTTAGAACATTAACAGGATTGCTGCCCATATGTAGTCTTCTATGTCGACGGAAATTACTTTTATCGTTAGTTGTATAGTCACATAATGAACATTTCAATGCCTTCACACCTGAAATTATAATAGAAAATaagaattttaagttttttatgattttcaattaTGGAATTTTGATCCAACAATGTAGGATAAATAAATTCATTTCAACAAACACATAcatatactgttaattcagaaattattgcgtgcatttattattgcgattttgtcattttagactagaATGATTTaagtttttcaaatattgtatacatgtatattagccTTATCTTAAAATCTAATTTTACCCAGGACAAAGTAGAATGCAACAATCAAATTGATGAGTTTCAAGTAAgatgctttaaaaaatatttgtaactgTGGATTGTTCTTGGATTCCCAAATATATCATACATTATATGAATTTATTGTTTTATCTAAATgtataatgttgttgttttttttttttgggggggggggaatcCAGGTGTTAATTATGTGTTGTATGTGCATTACTTTCTTCAGATCTGGGGTTAATCTGACTGGGTTTGACAATATTTTTACACCACCTCTGTTAGCGGCTTTCACAGTCTTTTTCTCATCAGCAGTTGAATTTCCCACCCTGTATCTGGTCAACAAACTTTGCCAAACATTCAGATTAGATTAATTTTATGTTCTTGTTCTGAATATTTGATACTTTTTTGACAATTGACATTTAAAAGACTAAACTCAATCAATCCGAATACATATTTTCTTATATCAgtaatctttctttaaatttgatCATAAGCTCCATAAAGTTTTctccctttttatttttaaattatctccctttgactcTTACCTCCATGTTTAGGCATATGAAGTTGAAGTTGTGTATATGTACTTGCTGTAAATGGACAAAATCTGCATTTGTAGAATCTAGTTGGTGAACCTGTTCTCATATCCAAAACATTCTCTGGTGATGAGTCCATGTACTGGTATGGGAAATCGTCATTATTTTC carries:
- the LOC139520443 gene encoding zinc finger protein Pegasus-like — encoded protein: MTEKEFATSDNVVESTGNSIDALIQASSMIQDDNIDNQTQCQTSFEEQRELDRSYIKQNEDKQSPRSTQSSSPQNLSHDTGYQNSDASFEDGRMGYDSIKMDDGENNDDFPYQYMDSSPENVLDMRTGSPTRFYKCRFCPFTASTYTQLQLHMPKHGGVKALKCSLCDYTTNDKSNFRRHRRLHMGSNPVNVLKCSKCAYTTILPRKFRDHCLQAHNDRIEPPRVHHFETSVHSPYQPPSFHQTPLQIDTLDLSAHGQPSPSNSNMTATNALHSLLSGIHPTQLSYRPQNNPTLQTQCLNQFSNYVPQVQRQTEENHMASNYLRSIVSSIMNTNMPPRVPVTSTMTSSGYFLPRTTEVHRECQSSCLSSNYQSNLPSSRQVKVKIEPRDYDEATDLHVSSSGPPYRAPKDMSHRINMQPYQQRLVETFENNSQNESSNCMDSIRTNSTDSSSSQQEVRSSADNVVNTTVKSETTTIGVQCGLHKSDSLIEISQTQPTVDCGIQCELMHHSRVVAADCPVKENTCGHCGITFDDEVLYSIHIGCHSHTDPFVCNVCGKQCSNKYGFYSHIMRGHHY